Proteins encoded together in one Halalkaliarchaeum sp. AArc-CO window:
- a CDS encoding DUF5779 family protein: protein MGEFDLDLRNAEEQLDAMIEKDGVVVLARLDGTTDPQEWIAEIQGGKTLVLAVEGDLNDLAAGFAREIRDMGGELMHFRGFLVVTPPGVDIDTGRLG, encoded by the coding sequence ATGGGCGAGTTCGACCTGGACCTGCGGAACGCGGAAGAACAGCTGGACGCGATGATTGAGAAGGACGGCGTCGTGGTGCTGGCACGGCTCGACGGGACGACCGATCCGCAGGAGTGGATCGCGGAGATACAGGGCGGGAAGACGCTCGTGCTCGCGGTAGAAGGGGACCTGAACGATCTGGCCGCGGGGTTCGCCAGAGAGATCAGGGACATGGGTGGCGAACTGATGCACTTCCGGGGCTTTCTCGTCGTCACCCCGCCTGGGGTCGACATCGACACCGGCCGCCTGGGCTAG
- a CDS encoding 2-isopropylmalate synthase — translation MFHAQKEAQCPTTWRPRRRSRRVEFFQGTLDSTGEFDSVQIFDTTLRDGEQSPRTSFSTDEKREIAAALDEMGVGVIEAGFPVNSETEFETVRDIASATETTTCGLARVVDGDIEAALDAGVDMVHVFVSTSDVQLEDSMHASREEAKRRAVESVERVREAGVEVMFSPMDATRTDETYLIEVIEAVTAAGTDWINIPDTCGVATPGRFRKLIATVREHTDAKIDVHTHDDFGLAAANALAGFEAGASQAQVSVNGIGERAGNAALEEVVMAAESIYGADTGIDTTRITEVSRMVERASDIPVPANKPIVGRNAFAHESGIHAAGVIENSDTFEPGVMTPEMVGAQREVVLGKHTGTHAVRQHLEEAGFTPTDDEVRTVTERVKEHAANKREVTAGDVVRFAKAVGVETDTEESEVTA, via the coding sequence CTGTTCCACGCCCAGAAAGAAGCACAATGTCCAACGACATGGAGGCCACGTCGGCGAAGCCGGCGGGTCGAGTTCTTCCAGGGCACACTGGATAGCACTGGCGAGTTCGATTCTGTACAGATCTTCGACACGACGCTCCGAGACGGGGAGCAGTCACCACGCACGTCCTTCTCGACCGACGAAAAACGCGAGATAGCGGCTGCACTGGACGAGATGGGCGTGGGGGTCATCGAGGCTGGGTTCCCGGTCAATTCGGAGACAGAGTTCGAAACCGTTCGCGACATCGCGAGCGCGACGGAAACAACTACCTGCGGGCTGGCCCGGGTCGTCGACGGCGATATCGAGGCGGCACTGGACGCCGGCGTCGACATGGTGCACGTGTTCGTCTCGACTAGCGACGTCCAGCTCGAGGATTCGATGCACGCCTCCCGCGAGGAGGCGAAACGGCGCGCAGTAGAGAGCGTCGAACGCGTACGCGAGGCGGGCGTCGAGGTGATGTTCTCGCCGATGGACGCGACGCGAACCGACGAAACGTATCTGATCGAGGTGATCGAGGCCGTCACGGCGGCCGGCACCGACTGGATCAACATTCCGGACACCTGCGGGGTCGCAACCCCGGGGCGGTTCCGGAAACTGATCGCCACGGTGCGGGAACACACCGACGCGAAGATCGACGTCCACACCCACGACGACTTCGGCCTGGCGGCCGCGAACGCGCTTGCAGGCTTCGAGGCGGGCGCAAGCCAGGCGCAGGTGTCGGTAAACGGCATCGGCGAGCGCGCCGGAAACGCCGCCCTGGAGGAGGTCGTCATGGCCGCCGAGTCGATCTACGGCGCCGACACGGGAATCGACACGACGAGGATCACGGAGGTCTCCCGGATGGTCGAGCGCGCGAGCGACATCCCGGTGCCCGCGAACAAGCCGATCGTCGGTCGGAACGCGTTCGCCCACGAGAGTGGCATCCACGCCGCCGGGGTCATCGAAAACAGCGACACCTTCGAACCCGGCGTGATGACGCCGGAGATGGTCGGCGCACAGCGGGAGGTAGTACTCGGGAAGCACACCGGTACCCACGCCGTCAGACAGCACCTGGAGGAGGCCGGCTTCACGCCGACCGACGACGAGGTGCGGACGGTGACCGAGCGCGTGAAGGAACACGCGGCAAACAAGCGGGAGGTCACCGCCGGCGACGTAGTCCGGTTCGCGAAGGCCGTCGGCGTAGAAACCGACACCGAGGAATCAGAGGTGACCGCCTGA
- the ilvB gene encoding biosynthetic-type acetolactate synthase large subunit — MSESPTAAERKRGGEAEEPDAEKPEAGANGNAGETGEPRDPAAVPETGAAAIVAALEAAAVDTAFGVQGGAIMPVYDELYDSSVHHVTMAHEQGAAHAADAYGIVAGEPGVCLATSGPGATNLVTGIADASMDSDAMLALTGQVPTEFVGNDAFQEVDTIGITTPITKHNYFAEDSATVGDVVGEAFALANTGRPGPTLVDLPKDVSFGEAGSEPAPPKPPARADPHPDAASDDVERAARAIERAERPVCLFGGGVIKGDASEEARTFARELGIPVVTTMPGIGSFPDDDPLCLEWAGMHGTGYANMAITHTDLLIGVGTRFDDRLTGGVETFAPEAEVVHVDIDPAEVSKNIYADYPLIGDAGTVLEQLRAEIRQPPEAGPWRDQCEQWTEEYPMTYRADEEEPLKPQFVVEAFDEATDDDTVVTAGVGQHQMWAAQFWTFTEPRTWLSSHGLGTMGYGVPGAIGARVALDDAGETERDVVCFDGDGSFLMTMQELSVAVREHMDVTFVVLNNEYIGMVRQWQDAFFEGRHMASDYNWMPEFDTLAEAFGARGFRIDDYDEVSEVVEEALAYDGPSVVDAHVDPDENVYPMVPSGGANGLFALSEDQL; from the coding sequence ATGAGCGAATCACCGACTGCAGCCGAACGGAAACGGGGCGGCGAGGCGGAGGAGCCCGACGCGGAGAAACCGGAAGCCGGAGCAAACGGGAACGCCGGGGAAACCGGCGAACCACGTGACCCTGCGGCAGTTCCCGAGACGGGTGCTGCAGCAATCGTCGCCGCACTCGAGGCGGCCGCCGTCGACACGGCGTTCGGCGTCCAGGGTGGCGCCATCATGCCCGTGTACGACGAGCTGTACGACTCTTCGGTGCACCACGTCACGATGGCCCACGAGCAGGGGGCGGCCCACGCGGCGGACGCGTACGGCATCGTCGCAGGCGAGCCCGGGGTCTGTCTCGCGACGTCGGGTCCCGGCGCGACGAACCTGGTGACCGGCATCGCGGACGCGTCGATGGATTCAGATGCCATGCTGGCGCTGACCGGACAGGTTCCCACCGAGTTCGTCGGTAACGACGCCTTCCAGGAGGTCGACACGATCGGCATCACGACGCCGATCACGAAACACAACTACTTCGCAGAGGACTCGGCGACCGTCGGGGACGTCGTCGGCGAGGCGTTCGCGCTGGCGAACACAGGTCGACCCGGACCGACCCTGGTCGATCTCCCCAAGGACGTGAGCTTCGGCGAGGCCGGTAGCGAACCGGCGCCACCGAAACCGCCGGCGCGTGCCGATCCCCACCCCGACGCAGCCAGCGACGACGTCGAACGGGCCGCTCGCGCGATAGAGCGGGCCGAACGACCGGTGTGTCTCTTCGGCGGCGGTGTCATCAAAGGCGACGCAAGCGAGGAGGCCAGAACGTTCGCGCGGGAACTCGGAATTCCGGTCGTGACGACGATGCCCGGGATCGGGAGCTTCCCCGACGACGATCCGCTCTGTCTGGAGTGGGCCGGGATGCACGGCACCGGCTACGCCAACATGGCGATCACACACACGGATCTGCTGATCGGCGTCGGAACGCGGTTCGACGACCGACTCACCGGCGGAGTCGAGACGTTCGCTCCGGAAGCCGAGGTCGTTCACGTCGACATCGATCCGGCCGAGGTCTCGAAGAATATCTACGCGGACTACCCACTGATCGGCGACGCCGGCACGGTGCTGGAGCAGCTGCGGGCGGAGATCCGACAGCCCCCCGAGGCGGGACCCTGGCGCGACCAGTGCGAGCAGTGGACCGAGGAGTATCCGATGACGTACCGGGCCGACGAGGAGGAGCCGCTCAAACCACAGTTCGTCGTCGAGGCGTTCGACGAGGCGACCGACGACGACACGGTCGTCACCGCCGGCGTCGGCCAACACCAGATGTGGGCCGCCCAGTTTTGGACGTTCACCGAGCCCCGCACCTGGCTGTCGAGCCACGGGCTGGGGACGATGGGCTACGGCGTTCCAGGCGCGATCGGCGCGCGCGTCGCGCTGGACGACGCCGGCGAGACAGAGAGGGACGTTGTCTGCTTCGACGGCGACGGATCGTTCCTGATGACGATGCAGGAACTGTCGGTGGCGGTCAGAGAGCACATGGACGTCACCTTCGTGGTGCTCAACAACGAGTACATCGGGATGGTCCGGCAGTGGCAGGACGCCTTCTTCGAGGGGCGCCACATGGCCTCCGACTACAACTGGATGCCGGAGTTCGACACCCTCGCGGAGGCATTCGGCGCCCGTGGGTTCCGGATCGACGACTACGACGAGGTTTCGGAGGTCGTCGAGGAGGCGCTGGCGTACGACGGGCCATCGGTCGTGGACGCCCACGTGGATCCCGACGAGAACGTCTACCCGATGGTGCCAAGCGGCGGCGCGAACGGACTGTTCGCCCTCTCGGAGGATCAGCTATGA
- the ilvN gene encoding acetolactate synthase small subunit — protein sequence MSGESDAPRDGLPGPSPEERPHPEGRRNKQGIRIDPAAEAEKRPRRAVISALVDHEPGVLSRVSGLVSRRQFNIESLTVGPTTVEGHARITMVVEEPDPGIDQIKKQLDKLIPVIAVGELDDDAISTEVALLKVSGDEPDKVHAVTEMYDGTARDAGPETITVQLTGDTATIDDAVNAFRQFGIIEIARTGPTALAHGSKTTVPGERPAYTGEPTTTADADRERNGTTQAELDETAATDETTKTNETEDTR from the coding sequence ATGAGCGGGGAATCGGACGCCCCCCGCGACGGACTTCCGGGGCCGTCACCCGAGGAGCGCCCGCATCCCGAAGGGAGACGGAACAAACAGGGAATTCGGATCGACCCCGCGGCGGAGGCTGAAAAACGGCCCCGCAGGGCGGTGATCTCCGCGTTGGTCGACCACGAACCCGGCGTGCTTTCGCGGGTGTCCGGCCTCGTGTCGCGCCGGCAGTTCAACATCGAGAGCCTGACAGTCGGACCGACCACCGTCGAGGGGCACGCCCGGATCACGATGGTCGTCGAGGAGCCGGATCCGGGGATCGACCAGATCAAAAAACAGCTGGACAAGCTGATCCCGGTGATCGCCGTCGGAGAACTCGACGACGACGCCATAAGCACCGAAGTGGCGCTGTTGAAAGTGAGCGGCGACGAGCCGGACAAGGTCCATGCAGTAACCGAGATGTACGACGGGACGGCACGGGACGCCGGGCCGGAGACGATTACCGTCCAGCTCACCGGCGATACCGCGACGATCGACGACGCGGTGAACGCCTTCCGCCAGTTCGGTATCATCGAGATCGCCCGGACCGGGCCGACAGCGCTGGCACACGGCTCGAAGACCACCGTCCCCGGCGAACGGCCGGCCTACACGGGTGAGCCCACGACGACGGCCGACGCGGATCGCGAACGAAACGGCACAACGCAGGCAGAACTGGACGAGACGGCAGCAACGGACGAGACGACAAAAACAAACGAGACCGAAGACACACGATGA
- the ilvC gene encoding ketol-acid reductoisomerase has protein sequence MTDTQDTTELSSTVYYDEDADRSYIDDKTVAVIGYGSQGHAHAGNLADSGVDVVVGLREGSASREAAEAEGLEVATTAEAAARADIVSVLVPDSVQPTVYEHEIEPNLEPGDTLQFAHGFNVHYNQIQPPEDVDVTMVAPKSPGHLVRRNYENDEGTPGLLAVYRDATGEATQEGLAYAHAIGCTRAGVVETTFEEETETDLFGEQAVLCGGVTALVKTGYETLVDAGYSPEMAYFECLNELKLIVDLMYEGGLGGMWDSVSDTAEYGGLTRGDRVVGEHAREEMDALLEEVQDGTFARQWITENQAGRPQYTQLRQADKDHEIEAVGEELRGLFAWGDDGGPDSDGSTDEETDKQEVTAND, from the coding sequence ATGACGGACACACAGGACACGACAGAGCTGAGCAGCACAGTATACTACGACGAGGACGCCGACCGGTCGTACATCGACGACAAGACGGTCGCCGTGATCGGCTACGGGAGCCAGGGACACGCCCACGCGGGCAACCTCGCCGACAGCGGCGTCGACGTCGTCGTCGGACTCAGGGAGGGTTCCGCCTCCCGTGAGGCGGCGGAGGCCGAGGGGCTCGAGGTCGCGACGACCGCGGAGGCCGCCGCACGGGCGGACATCGTCTCCGTGCTCGTCCCCGACAGCGTCCAGCCGACGGTGTACGAACACGAGATAGAACCGAACCTGGAGCCGGGGGACACGCTCCAGTTCGCCCACGGGTTCAACGTCCATTACAATCAGATTCAGCCGCCCGAAGACGTCGACGTGACCATGGTGGCGCCGAAATCGCCGGGGCATCTGGTTCGACGGAACTACGAAAACGACGAGGGGACGCCGGGGCTACTCGCGGTGTACCGGGACGCGACCGGCGAGGCGACCCAGGAAGGGCTGGCGTACGCCCACGCGATCGGCTGCACCCGTGCGGGCGTCGTCGAGACCACGTTCGAAGAGGAGACCGAGACCGACCTGTTCGGCGAGCAGGCCGTGCTGTGTGGCGGCGTCACCGCGCTCGTGAAAACCGGGTACGAGACGCTTGTCGACGCCGGCTACTCACCGGAAATGGCCTACTTCGAGTGCCTCAACGAACTGAAACTCATCGTCGATCTGATGTACGAGGGAGGTCTCGGCGGGATGTGGGACTCCGTGTCCGACACCGCGGAGTACGGCGGCCTCACCCGCGGGGACCGCGTCGTCGGCGAGCACGCCCGCGAGGAGATGGACGCGCTCCTCGAGGAGGTACAGGACGGCACGTTCGCCCGACAGTGGATCACGGAAAACCAGGCGGGGCGGCCGCAGTACACCCAGCTCAGGCAGGCGGACAAGGACCACGAAATCGAGGCGGTCGGCGAGGAACTCCGCGGCCTGTTCGCATGGGGCGACGACGGGGGACCGGACAGCGATGGATCGACCGACGAGGAAACGGACAAACAGGAGGTGACCGCGAATGACTGA
- the leuC gene encoding 3-isopropylmalate dehydratase large subunit: protein MSEGTLYDKVWDRHRVTTLPTGQDQLFVGLHLVHEVTSPQAFGMLQERDLEVAFPGRTHATVDHIVPTGNRERPYPDDAAEQMMAELEENVRSAGIDFSHPDSGDQGIVHVIGPEQGLTQPGMTIVCGDSHTSTHGAFGALAFGIGTSQIRDVLATGCVAMEKQKVRKVEVTGELGPAVTAKDVILSIIRELGTDGGVGYVYEYAGDAIESLGMEGRMSICNMSIEGGARAGYVNPDETTYEWLRETDAFADDPDAFEELKPYWESVRSDEDAEYDDVVTIDGSAIEPMVTWGTTPGQGVGISEPIPEASSLPADKQETARRAQEHMGVEPGDTMEGYPIDVAFLGSCTNARLKDLREAAEIVEGRHVADDVRAMVVPGSQRVQRAAKAEGLDEVFAAAGFDWREPGCSMCLGMNEDQLVGDEASASSSNRNFVGRQGSKDGRTVLMSPIMVAAAAVTGEVTDVRKLTEVSTA from the coding sequence ATGAGCGAGGGTACGCTGTACGACAAGGTGTGGGATCGCCACCGGGTGACCACGTTGCCGACCGGACAGGACCAGCTGTTCGTCGGCCTCCATCTGGTCCACGAGGTGACGAGCCCGCAGGCGTTCGGAATGTTGCAGGAACGCGACCTCGAGGTGGCGTTTCCCGGCCGGACTCACGCGACGGTCGATCACATCGTCCCGACTGGGAACCGCGAGCGACCGTACCCGGACGACGCCGCAGAGCAGATGATGGCAGAACTCGAGGAGAACGTCCGGTCGGCCGGGATCGACTTCTCGCATCCCGACAGTGGCGATCAGGGGATCGTCCACGTGATCGGTCCCGAGCAGGGACTCACCCAGCCGGGAATGACGATCGTCTGTGGCGACTCGCACACCTCGACCCACGGCGCGTTCGGCGCGCTCGCGTTCGGGATCGGTACCTCACAGATCCGGGACGTGCTGGCGACCGGCTGCGTGGCGATGGAGAAACAGAAGGTCCGGAAGGTCGAGGTAACCGGTGAACTCGGCCCGGCCGTCACAGCAAAGGACGTGATCCTGTCGATCATCCGGGAGCTCGGCACCGACGGCGGCGTCGGCTACGTCTACGAGTACGCCGGCGACGCGATCGAGAGTCTCGGTATGGAGGGTCGGATGTCGATCTGTAACATGTCGATCGAGGGGGGCGCCCGCGCGGGCTACGTCAACCCCGACGAGACTACCTACGAGTGGCTCCGAGAAACCGACGCCTTCGCCGACGATCCGGACGCGTTCGAGGAGCTGAAACCCTACTGGGAGTCGGTGCGGTCCGACGAGGACGCCGAATACGACGACGTCGTGACCATCGACGGCTCGGCGATCGAACCGATGGTCACCTGGGGCACCACTCCGGGGCAAGGGGTCGGAATCAGCGAACCGATTCCGGAGGCGTCGTCGCTGCCCGCAGACAAGCAGGAGACCGCACGGCGGGCACAGGAACACATGGGCGTCGAACCGGGCGACACGATGGAAGGGTATCCGATCGACGTCGCGTTCCTCGGTTCGTGTACGAACGCCCGGCTGAAGGACCTCCGCGAGGCGGCCGAGATAGTCGAAGGGCGACACGTCGCAGACGACGTGCGGGCGATGGTCGTTCCCGGCAGCCAGCGCGTCCAGCGGGCGGCAAAAGCGGAGGGGCTCGACGAGGTGTTCGCGGCGGCCGGCTTCGACTGGCGAGAACCCGGCTGTTCGATGTGTCTCGGAATGAACGAGGATCAGCTGGTCGGCGACGAGGCGAGCGCGTCCTCCTCGAACCGGAACTTCGTCGGGCGTCAGGGATCGAAGGACGGCCGGACCGTCCTGATGAGTCCGATCATGGTCGCGGCGGCGGCGGTGACCGGCGAGGTCACCGACGTGCGGAAACTGACGGAGGTGTCGACGGCATGA
- the leuD gene encoding 3-isopropylmalate dehydratase small subunit — protein MSVDHEEFADGEAPAEKVTDVSGTGIPVRGNDIDTDQIIPARFMKVVTFDGLGQFAFFDQRFDDEDNEKKHPFNDERFQGANVLVVNANFGCGSSREHAPQALMRWGIDAVVGESFAEIFAGNCLALGIPTVTASGEEIDRLQSFVDENPDAEIEIDVEREQIRYADRIVDAEVNDAQRKALVEGVWDTTALMAANRDAVEDVARSLPYVSDEHVPDDRVSGEDT, from the coding sequence ATGAGCGTCGATCACGAGGAGTTCGCCGACGGCGAGGCGCCTGCCGAAAAGGTGACCGACGTCTCCGGAACCGGGATCCCGGTCCGGGGCAACGACATCGACACCGACCAGATCATCCCCGCCCGGTTCATGAAGGTCGTCACCTTCGACGGGCTGGGACAGTTTGCCTTCTTCGACCAGCGGTTTGACGATGAAGACAACGAAAAGAAGCACCCGTTCAACGACGAGCGGTTCCAGGGGGCGAACGTGCTCGTGGTGAACGCCAACTTCGGCTGCGGCTCCTCCCGCGAGCACGCCCCGCAGGCGCTGATGCGGTGGGGGATCGACGCCGTCGTCGGGGAGTCGTTCGCGGAGATATTCGCGGGGAACTGCCTCGCGCTGGGGATCCCGACCGTCACCGCCAGCGGCGAGGAGATCGACCGGCTGCAGTCGTTCGTCGACGAGAACCCCGACGCCGAGATCGAGATCGACGTCGAACGCGAACAGATCCGGTACGCGGATCGGATCGTCGACGCCGAGGTGAACGATGCCCAGCGGAAAGCACTCGTCGAGGGGGTGTGGGACACCACCGCGCTGATGGCGGCGAACCGCGATGCCGTCGAGGACGTCGCTCGTTCGCTGCCGTACGTTTCCGACGAGCACGTTCCGGACGATCGTGTATCGGGGGAGGACACGTGA